The following coding sequences are from one Natrarchaeobaculum sulfurireducens window:
- a CDS encoding PaaI family thioesterase, with translation MTEDFETAVREFDDLRELVQYFIDEHHEFLSWIGTTVDHVDDGTMTMSVPYDEKLTNTRLNDTGERADIHGGIAATLIDTTGGLGLRTELEDPFGAHIATINLNVNYLRPATGDLSATATVIRAGGSVGVSEVTVESTTPDGETREVATGQGAYRIFRSE, from the coding sequence ATGACTGAGGACTTCGAGACGGCGGTGCGGGAGTTCGACGATCTCCGGGAACTCGTTCAGTACTTCATCGACGAGCACCACGAGTTCCTCTCGTGGATCGGGACGACGGTCGACCACGTCGACGACGGGACGATGACGATGTCGGTCCCCTACGACGAAAAGCTGACCAACACGCGTCTAAACGACACCGGTGAGCGAGCGGACATCCACGGTGGAATCGCCGCCACCCTGATCGACACGACGGGTGGGCTCGGGCTCCGGACGGAACTCGAGGACCCCTTCGGTGCCCACATCGCGACGATCAACCTGAACGTCAATTACCTGCGCCCAGCGACGGGCGACCTCTCGGCGACGGCGACCGTGATCCGCGCCGGCGGGAGCGTCGGCGTCAGCGAGGTAACCGTCGAGAGTACGACCCCTGACGGAGAGACCCGAGAGGTCGCGACTGGCCAGGGTGCTTACCGAATTTTTCGTTCCGAGTAA